One Kaistella polysaccharea DNA segment encodes these proteins:
- a CDS encoding helix-turn-helix domain-containing protein, translating into MASSVINAITINSLKHPFSLDGEFIVLTLKDLATLFSVRNSFKTKFYTLLIVESGAGKLLIDHEVHDLKKNRVFFVDYNQVFRFSEVESFKGEAVLFTRSFYNLIYTGNRKIKNDTAFSDLPSVMDFTKSEFNNFRVGIADIKGEFKTSALLNKEIICLLLKVSMLKYIRKTNNPDYINFKTNKKNSYIEQFKDLIEIHFKDLKRTSDYSKYLAISANYLNALVKEKLDISAENLIQNRVILEAERLLLNTDLSVTEISFELGFSDKSHFGKYFKKITEESPNNFRKKFQSQNLHFREDS; encoded by the coding sequence ATGGCAAGTTCAGTAATCAATGCAATCACAATAAATTCATTAAAACATCCATTTTCGCTGGACGGTGAGTTTATTGTACTGACGCTGAAAGATTTAGCTACCTTATTTTCTGTCCGGAATTCCTTTAAAACAAAGTTTTACACTTTGTTGATTGTAGAAAGTGGCGCGGGTAAACTGCTGATCGATCACGAAGTTCATGACTTGAAAAAAAACAGGGTATTTTTTGTGGATTATAATCAGGTTTTCCGTTTTTCGGAAGTTGAAAGTTTTAAAGGCGAAGCGGTTCTTTTTACGCGGTCTTTTTATAATTTAATTTATACTGGAAATCGAAAAATAAAAAATGATACAGCCTTTTCTGATTTACCGTCCGTTATGGATTTTACAAAAAGTGAGTTCAATAATTTCCGAGTAGGAATTGCGGACATTAAGGGTGAATTTAAAACCTCCGCACTTTTAAATAAAGAGATTATTTGTCTTCTGTTAAAGGTTTCGATGCTGAAATACATTCGAAAAACCAATAATCCCGACTACATTAATTTTAAAACAAATAAAAAGAATTCTTACATCGAGCAGTTTAAAGATTTGATCGAAATTCACTTTAAAGATTTAAAAAGAACTTCAGATTATTCCAAGTATTTGGCTATTTCTGCAAATTATCTTAATGCGCTGGTGAAAGAAAAATTAGATATTTCTGCCGAGAATTTAATACAAAACCGGGTGATTTTAGAGGCAGAAAGATTGCTTTTAAATACTGATTTGTCCGTTACTGAGATTTCCTTCGAACTCGGCTTTTCCGATAAATCACATTTTGGTAAATATTTTAAAAAGATCACCGAAGAAAGTCCCAACAACTTTCGAAAAAAATTTCAAAGTCAGAATCTCCATTTTAGGGAAGATTCTTAA
- a CDS encoding alanine racemase — protein MSYITLHSTKLRHNFQVLDQLFQENKIEWAIVAKMLCGNEKFLQVLLNISDKEICDSRLSNLKTIKKLSPKTQTIYIKPPAKRLAESIVRFADVSFNTELATLEVLSEEAVKQNKIHKVVLMVEMGELREGIMARNLMSFYDEVLALPNIEVVGLGTNLNCLNGILPDEKKLIKLNRFKEIVEENSGEKIPYISGGSSVTIPLIFSREVPLGINHFRVGETLFFGTNVYKDSLLTGMYHDVFTLTAEIIEMQEKPTIPSGTAGTNLTGETPIFSEEEKGKSSLRAIVDIGLLDIDHKDIEALIPEIEIIGASSDMLILDLGENSQNLEVGDTINFSMNYMAVLRAMNSDYVDKKVDSDIAPYGAGSNHFICLN, from the coding sequence ATGTCATATATTACTTTACATTCAACAAAACTCCGTCATAATTTTCAGGTTCTGGATCAACTTTTTCAGGAGAATAAAATCGAGTGGGCGATTGTCGCAAAAATGCTTTGTGGCAACGAAAAATTTCTACAGGTTCTTCTGAATATCAGTGACAAAGAAATTTGTGATTCCCGGCTTAGCAATCTGAAAACCATAAAAAAACTTTCGCCAAAAACGCAGACGATTTATATAAAACCGCCGGCAAAACGTTTGGCAGAAAGTATTGTTCGATTTGCAGATGTCAGCTTTAATACCGAGTTGGCAACCTTAGAAGTGCTTTCAGAGGAAGCCGTGAAGCAGAATAAAATTCACAAAGTAGTTCTTATGGTAGAAATGGGAGAATTACGTGAAGGAATTATGGCGCGTAATCTCATGTCTTTTTACGATGAGGTTTTGGCCTTGCCAAATATTGAAGTTGTGGGTTTGGGCACCAATCTTAATTGCCTAAATGGAATTTTGCCAGATGAGAAAAAACTCATCAAGCTGAACCGTTTTAAAGAAATTGTAGAAGAAAATTCTGGTGAGAAGATTCCTTATATTTCTGGTGGTTCCTCTGTGACGATTCCGCTTATTTTCAGTCGTGAAGTTCCGCTTGGAATTAACCATTTTCGTGTGGGGGAAACTTTGTTTTTTGGGACTAATGTTTACAAAGATTCTTTGCTTACCGGTATGTATCACGATGTTTTTACGCTAACCGCGGAAATTATCGAGATGCAGGAAAAACCAACCATTCCTTCCGGAACTGCGGGTACTAATCTAACAGGTGAGACACCCATTTTTTCTGAAGAAGAAAAGGGAAAATCGTCGCTCCGTGCTATTGTAGATATCGGATTGCTGGATATTGATCATAAAGATATCGAAGCATTAATTCCCGAAATAGAAATTATTGGTGCAAGTTCCGATATGTTGATTTTAGATCTGGGCGAAAATTCTCAAAACTTGGAAGTTGGTGATACCATCAATTTCAGCATGAATTATATGGCAGTTCTCCGCGCCATGAATTCAGATTACGTGGATAAGAAAGTAGACTCGGATATTGCACCATATGGAGCTGGATCCAATCATTTTATCTGTTTAAATTAA
- a CDS encoding GNAT family N-acetyltransferase yields MIKINTYTPENIPDERTKTDIIDFLFQSLEQYGDPKTDIEKAVDYAFGLNNKPGGVVLSAFNTMTQKIAGAVVVNKTGMDSYIPENILVYIATDRILRGQGIGKKLMQDAIEASEGDMALHCEPDNPAKFLYENLGFTSKYLEMRLKK; encoded by the coding sequence ATGATTAAGATTAATACGTACACACCAGAGAATATTCCAGACGAGCGTACCAAAACAGATATCATTGATTTTCTTTTTCAAAGTTTGGAGCAATATGGTGATCCAAAAACTGATATTGAGAAGGCAGTGGATTACGCGTTTGGTTTAAATAATAAACCTGGCGGAGTAGTCCTTAGCGCATTTAATACCATGACGCAAAAGATTGCAGGTGCAGTAGTTGTCAATAAAACAGGCATGGACAGTTATATTCCGGAAAATATCTTGGTTTATATCGCCACTGATAGAATTCTGCGTGGACAGGGAATCGGTAAAAAACTGATGCAAGATGCAATCGAAGCTTCCGAAGGGGATATGGCACTGCATTGTGAACCCGACAACCCTGCAAAATTTCTTTACGAAAACCTGGGTTTTACCAGTAAATATCTCGAAATGAGATTAAAAAAATAA
- a CDS encoding DUF1810 domain-containing protein has translation MKENLDRFLLAQENSYDDAMQEMKNGKKTTHWMWYIFPQIKGLGKTDIARKFEIETVEEAEAYLQHEVLGERLITLTSILVHDVQGKSAEEIFGYPDFMKFKSCLTLFSFTVSRNEKIFSTEKFRIFSSALDKFYEGKEDEKTLSIID, from the coding sequence ATGAAAGAAAATTTAGACCGTTTCCTTTTAGCACAGGAAAATTCCTACGATGACGCCATGCAGGAAATGAAAAATGGAAAAAAAACCACGCATTGGATGTGGTATATTTTCCCCCAGATTAAAGGTTTGGGCAAAACGGACATTGCACGAAAATTTGAAATTGAGACTGTAGAAGAGGCAGAGGCTTACCTTCAGCATGAAGTTTTGGGTGAAAGATTGATCACACTGACTTCAATATTGGTCCATGACGTTCAGGGAAAATCGGCGGAAGAGATTTTTGGGTATCCGGATTTTATGAAATTTAAATCCTGTCTTACTTTATTCAGTTTTACTGTTTCAAGAAATGAAAAGATTTTTTCAACAGAAAAATTTAGGATTTTCAGCAGCGCTTTGGATAAATTTTACGAGGGTAAAGAAGATGAAAAAACGCTTAGCATTATTGATTAA
- a CDS encoding universal stress protein: MSTIKNILVPTDFSAKADNALRLAAEMAGRHESKLIVTHIVHTYYLVDRGGKQIIGSETVQQSIDLAKVKLEEIKKTFQEKYNLQIETLISTQGLIDSINEIIHDEDIDLVVLGTSGRQDVKKFILGSNSYNVLQYSSCSVLLVPETFKKSTFKKILFPVRVENELDQKAELSLLLAQKNEGGINLLGVADADGIAQVRKSYIEMRKVMQLKSADCVSEFKLCVDSANVIVETAQDEESDIILLADQDENSWKSFMGENFFKKIINGTDVPLFIVKSKVAKIDNEPILGYDVTLPVPG, translated from the coding sequence ATGAGCACAATTAAGAATATATTAGTTCCGACCGATTTTTCTGCGAAAGCTGATAACGCTTTGCGTTTGGCTGCAGAAATGGCAGGTCGCCATGAATCAAAATTAATTGTTACCCACATTGTACATACCTATTATCTTGTGGACCGTGGTGGTAAACAAATTATTGGATCTGAAACGGTACAGCAATCCATCGACCTCGCGAAGGTAAAACTGGAAGAGATAAAAAAAACTTTTCAGGAAAAATACAATCTGCAGATCGAAACCCTCATCAGTACTCAGGGTCTCATCGACAGTATTAACGAGATCATTCATGATGAAGATATCGACTTGGTGGTTTTGGGAACCTCTGGCAGACAGGATGTGAAGAAATTTATTTTGGGATCTAACTCATATAACGTGCTGCAATACTCGAGCTGTTCCGTTCTTTTAGTGCCTGAAACATTTAAGAAATCTACATTTAAGAAAATTCTTTTTCCGGTACGTGTCGAAAACGAATTGGATCAGAAAGCAGAACTGTCCCTCTTACTGGCTCAAAAAAACGAGGGTGGCATTAATTTATTAGGCGTTGCAGATGCCGATGGTATCGCGCAGGTTCGAAAATCATATATCGAGATGCGAAAAGTGATGCAGTTGAAGTCAGCAGATTGTGTTTCGGAATTTAAATTGTGCGTAGATAGTGCCAACGTAATCGTAGAAACAGCACAGGATGAAGAGAGCGATATTATATTGCTCGCCGATCAGGACGAAAATTCCTGGAAATCTTTTATGGGTGAAAATTTCTTTAAAAAAATAATTAATGGGACCGATGTTCCTCTTTTCATTGTAAAATCAAAAGTGGCTAAGATTGATAATGAACCCATTTTGGGTTATGATGTAACCTTACCGGTTCCCGGATAA
- a CDS encoding aminoacyl-histidine dipeptidase produces MELSQLEPQIVWKNFAALNSVPRPSKKEEQVIEFIKNFGEKLNLETTVDEVGNVIIKKPATSGMEDRKLIVLQSHLDMVCQKNNDVNFDFETQGIQMEVDGDWVKAKGTTLGADNGLGVASIMSILESSDIPHPALEALFTIDEETGMTGAKGLKPGQLEGQILLNLDTEEDDEIDIGCAGGIDVTASQNYKVEDSNGQIVKITVKGLQGGHSGMDIHKGFGNANVILGRLLYTGLYNQNIQLISIDSGGLRNAIPREGNVVLSVRNSVEFIEDANNLKAEILEEFADIEKDLQINIENFSTPDKAISEGDSKNIILALKSAHNGVYRMSPDVKDLVESSNNIARVELQNGELKILNLSRSSVESSKNSVAEQLKSVYELAGMEVEFSGSYPGWKPKPGSEIVKIMEKIYERDFGSKPAVVACHAGLECGIIGANYPEMEMVSFGPTIRGAHSPDEKANIPSLQKYWGFLKEILANIPAK; encoded by the coding sequence ATGGAATTATCACAACTAGAACCACAAATCGTCTGGAAGAACTTCGCAGCGTTAAATTCGGTTCCGCGCCCTTCTAAAAAAGAGGAACAGGTTATTGAATTTATAAAAAATTTCGGCGAAAAACTCAACTTAGAAACTACGGTCGACGAAGTGGGCAACGTTATTATAAAGAAACCGGCAACCAGCGGTATGGAAGACCGAAAACTAATCGTGCTTCAATCTCATCTCGATATGGTTTGCCAGAAAAATAACGACGTGAATTTCGATTTTGAAACGCAGGGAATTCAGATGGAAGTTGATGGCGATTGGGTAAAAGCAAAAGGAACGACTTTAGGTGCCGATAATGGATTAGGCGTCGCGTCTATCATGAGTATTTTGGAAAGCAGTGATATTCCTCACCCCGCCTTGGAAGCGCTTTTTACCATTGATGAAGAAACTGGGATGACGGGTGCAAAAGGTTTAAAACCTGGCCAATTAGAAGGTCAAATTTTATTGAATTTAGATACGGAAGAAGATGACGAAATCGATATCGGTTGCGCCGGAGGAATTGATGTCACCGCTTCTCAAAATTATAAAGTGGAAGATTCCAATGGTCAAATTGTAAAAATCACCGTGAAAGGATTACAAGGCGGCCACTCTGGAATGGACATTCACAAAGGTTTTGGGAACGCCAATGTAATTTTAGGAAGACTTTTGTATACAGGACTTTACAATCAAAATATTCAGTTAATTTCTATAGATAGCGGCGGTTTACGAAACGCAATTCCACGCGAAGGCAATGTGGTTTTATCTGTTCGCAATTCCGTAGAATTTATCGAAGATGCCAATAATTTAAAGGCGGAAATTTTAGAAGAATTTGCTGATATCGAGAAAGATCTGCAAATTAATATCGAAAATTTCTCAACGCCTGACAAAGCAATTTCAGAAGGAGATTCTAAAAATATCATTTTAGCGTTGAAATCAGCACACAATGGCGTGTATAGAATGTCTCCGGATGTGAAAGATTTGGTAGAATCTTCAAATAACATCGCAAGAGTAGAACTTCAAAATGGAGAACTGAAGATTTTAAATCTTTCCCGCTCTTCAGTTGAATCTTCTAAAAATTCAGTTGCTGAACAGTTAAAATCGGTGTATGAACTTGCAGGGATGGAAGTTGAATTTAGTGGTTCTTACCCAGGTTGGAAACCGAAACCCGGTTCTGAAATCGTAAAAATAATGGAGAAAATTTATGAAAGAGATTTTGGGTCAAAACCTGCTGTAGTTGCCTGCCATGCTGGACTTGAATGTGGAATTATCGGTGCTAATTATCCTGAAATGGAAATGGTAAGTTTCGGTCCAACCATTAGAGGTGCTCATTCGCCAGATGAAAAAGCCAATATTCCTTCTTTGCAGAAATACTGGGGATTTTTGAAAGAAATTTTAGCAAATATTCCTGCGAAGTAA
- the recR gene encoding recombination mediator RecR, which produces MEYPSKVLAKAVEEISGLPGIGKKSALRLALHLLKQPGSQAIALGDSLKKLVTEIQYCRECYNFSDSEVCEICANTKRSDEVLCVVEDVRDVMAIENTGKFRGKYLVLGGKISPMEGIGPAKLNISSIEKRLAEGLVQELIFALSATMEGDTTAYFIYKKFKNNNVRFSTIARGISVGDELEYADEISLGRSIQNRLPYSEKD; this is translated from the coding sequence ATGGAATATCCGAGTAAAGTTTTAGCCAAAGCCGTGGAAGAAATTTCCGGTTTGCCCGGCATAGGAAAAAAATCTGCTTTGCGATTAGCGCTCCATCTTTTAAAACAACCTGGCAGTCAAGCAATTGCTTTGGGTGATTCTTTAAAAAAATTGGTTACAGAAATTCAATATTGTCGCGAATGCTATAATTTTTCGGATTCTGAAGTGTGTGAAATTTGTGCCAATACCAAAAGATCCGATGAAGTACTTTGTGTGGTTGAAGATGTTCGCGACGTAATGGCGATTGAAAACACGGGTAAATTTCGTGGAAAATATCTGGTTTTAGGCGGTAAAATATCGCCCATGGAAGGAATTGGACCGGCTAAACTCAATATTTCTTCTATTGAAAAAAGACTTGCAGAAGGATTGGTGCAGGAACTAATTTTCGCGCTGAGCGCTACAATGGAAGGGGATACAACGGCGTATTTCATTTACAAAAAATTTAAAAATAATAACGTCCGGTTTTCGACGATTGCACGGGGAATTTCTGTAGGTGACGAACTGGAATATGCAGATGAGATTTCTTTAGGAAGATCAATACAAAATCGTTTGCCGTACAGTGAAAAAGATTAA
- a CDS encoding pyridoxamine 5'-phosphate oxidase family protein yields MGQAQSPHQDLSGNSAIKKIKELAEEARTCFFTTKIGNDAHSVPMSLQEVDEDGVLWFISSSESEHNEHIMQDSAVQLYFMNNSSYEYVFVKGSAKITTDKILIDKYWSDFANAWFDVKDDPKVTLIGVKAQDGYYYETKDNKVFAMAKMVFAAVTGSKTEDGGIEGGLNI; encoded by the coding sequence ATGGGACAGGCACAATCACCACATCAGGATTTATCTGGCAATTCGGCCATTAAGAAAATAAAAGAGTTAGCTGAAGAAGCCAGAACATGCTTCTTTACCACGAAAATAGGAAATGATGCGCACAGCGTTCCCATGAGTTTGCAGGAAGTAGATGAGGACGGCGTTTTGTGGTTTATCAGCTCTTCAGAAAGTGAGCACAACGAGCACATCATGCAAGATTCAGCGGTGCAGTTGTATTTCATGAACAATTCTTCTTACGAATATGTATTTGTAAAAGGTTCCGCAAAAATCACTACTGATAAAATCCTTATCGACAAGTATTGGTCCGATTTTGCCAATGCTTGGTTTGACGTAAAAGATGATCCAAAAGTTACCCTCATTGGCGTAAAAGCGCAGGACGGTTACTATTATGAAACGAAGGATAATAAAGTTTTTGCCATGGCGAAGATGGTCTTTGCCGCAGTTACAGGTAGTAAAACTGAAGATGGCGGCATTGAAGGTGGACTGAACATTTAG
- a CDS encoding glycosyltransferase family 2 protein — MKLSIIIVNYNVTEFLRRCLFSIQTFVTDVDYEVFVIDNQSTDTSWRELVNKFPAIHFITSERNEGFAKANNKAARHAKGEYLLLLNPDTEFEDFCMKEILVFADSKEDFGCLGVRMHNLKGKFLPESKRSVPDLLNSFNKLFINFKNDKRKSYYRNDIDEFEIAEVEVVTGAFLLVKKEIYGEVGGLDEKYFMYGEDIDLCFSLLRANYKNWYYGQSSILHHKGESTVRNVEYLNRFYGAMQIFIDKYYKKRKPLQYLFLSAGLKFRHTIEKIKIK; from the coding sequence ATGAAGTTATCCATAATTATTGTCAATTATAATGTAACCGAATTTCTTCGGAGATGTCTATTCTCCATACAAACCTTCGTTACCGATGTTGATTATGAGGTATTTGTTATTGATAATCAATCTACCGATACATCGTGGAGAGAATTAGTTAACAAATTCCCTGCAATACATTTTATTACTTCAGAACGCAACGAGGGTTTTGCAAAAGCTAATAATAAAGCGGCAAGGCATGCTAAAGGTGAATATCTACTGCTTTTAAATCCAGATACGGAATTTGAAGATTTTTGCATGAAAGAAATCTTAGTTTTCGCTGATTCTAAAGAAGATTTTGGGTGTTTGGGTGTTCGGATGCATAATTTAAAAGGCAAGTTTTTACCCGAAAGTAAACGTTCTGTTCCTGATTTATTGAATTCTTTTAATAAACTTTTTATTAATTTCAAAAATGATAAGAGGAAATCTTATTACCGAAATGATATCGATGAATTTGAAATCGCAGAAGTTGAAGTAGTGACGGGTGCTTTTCTACTTGTTAAGAAAGAAATTTATGGTGAAGTTGGCGGATTAGATGAAAAATATTTCATGTATGGTGAAGATATTGATCTTTGCTTTTCGTTATTAAGAGCCAACTATAAAAACTGGTATTATGGGCAATCTTCAATTTTACATCATAAAGGAGAAAGTACGGTGAGAAATGTCGAATATTTGAATCGCTTTTACGGTGCAATGCAAATTTTCATAGATAAGTATTATAAGAAGCGGAAACCTTTGCAATATCTTTTTTTATCAGCAGGATTAAAATTTCGGCATACCATCGAAAAAATTAAGATAAAATAA
- a CDS encoding glycosyltransferase family 2 protein yields the protein MISVIIPLYNAEETITTALDSIKKQTWNGEFEIIVVNDGSTDNSRQVVENFTKVNSGINIQLINQENGGVSNSRNTGLRVATGDYIALLDADDEWFPQKIKKQISILESKHLDVDFLGCRRKNQELLFPYKVDENNLAVITFRKLMFRNEVQPSTVIFKRKVLTNSGYFDEKQRYAEDLNYWLKISEHNKMYIVNEELVLTGAGKRTFGVSGLSANLTEMEKGFQKNLKEVLKSRRINHLEYILYFIFYKMKFLFRLGRNRYLKSIGK from the coding sequence GTGATTTCAGTTATCATTCCACTTTATAACGCTGAAGAAACTATTACAACGGCCTTAGATTCCATCAAAAAACAAACTTGGAATGGTGAATTTGAAATCATCGTCGTAAATGATGGATCTACCGATAATAGTAGGCAAGTAGTTGAAAATTTTACGAAGGTAAATTCAGGTATTAATATTCAATTAATCAACCAGGAAAATGGCGGCGTCTCCAATTCTAGAAATACTGGTTTAAGAGTGGCCACAGGCGATTATATTGCTTTACTAGATGCTGATGATGAATGGTTTCCCCAAAAAATAAAAAAGCAAATAAGTATTTTAGAAAGTAAACATTTAGACGTAGACTTTCTAGGTTGCCGACGGAAAAATCAAGAGCTATTATTTCCGTATAAGGTCGATGAAAATAATCTCGCTGTCATTACGTTTCGTAAATTAATGTTTCGCAATGAAGTACAACCTTCCACGGTAATATTTAAACGTAAAGTTTTGACGAACAGTGGGTATTTTGATGAAAAGCAGCGGTACGCAGAAGATTTAAATTATTGGTTAAAAATTTCCGAGCATAATAAAATGTATATTGTAAATGAAGAATTGGTGCTTACAGGTGCTGGAAAAAGAACTTTTGGTGTTTCAGGACTTTCTGCAAATTTAACTGAAATGGAAAAAGGTTTTCAGAAAAATTTGAAAGAGGTTTTAAAATCGAGGAGAATCAATCACCTAGAATACATTTTATATTTTATCTTCTATAAAATGAAATTTCTTTTTAGACTGGGCCGCAACAGATATCTAAAGTCGATAGGCAAATGA
- a CDS encoding APC family permease codes for MEKSVHKKLNELQSTAISGNDIASSCLYVSALTIMYAGQYAWISLLVVALVLFLFRKIYGEVVGALPLNGGAYNVLLNTSSKRVASFAATLTVLSYMATAVLSGSEAMHYLHNLLPGMNVMIATVIVLVIFTLLTIAGIGESAIVAVVIFLVHLVSLSILVIAGIWFIANTGFETMHLNWTTPVKSGGIISALFLGFSAAMLGISGFESSANFVEEQEVGVFPKTLRNMWAVVSFFNPLIALIIIFVLPLASVGEHQESLLAYMGEITGGKWLGYLISVDAVLVLCGAVLTSFVGVSGLVNRMTLDRILPNFFLKQNKRGSHYRIAIGFLLLCVSVLMATNGVMTSLAGVYTFSFLSVMALFGIGNLLLKIKRKRLPRPEYAPVFVVLVAIVFIVIGFWGNLILNPNSFKTFIYYLVPAFLVVLFMLNRSVIISALLVGVDSIFRPLRKLSVLSNRKLRQMYFKVHSQEFVFFTKRDDVSILNKVMQYVQQNETTKKIKIVNVMKPGEDNEKLKVDIEVLDRAYPEIDIEFIEIIGEFTPDLIEELSQKWAIPKNFMFIASPSDRFSYRVADLGGVRLIM; via the coding sequence ATGGAAAAGTCCGTCCATAAAAAGCTTAATGAATTGCAGTCTACTGCAATTTCAGGCAACGATATTGCCTCGTCTTGTCTTTATGTCTCTGCACTGACCATCATGTACGCTGGGCAATATGCCTGGATTTCTCTGCTCGTTGTAGCTCTAGTTCTATTTCTTTTCCGTAAAATTTATGGGGAAGTCGTTGGTGCTTTGCCGCTGAATGGTGGAGCATACAATGTTCTGCTAAATACATCGTCTAAAAGGGTTGCTTCTTTTGCAGCTACCTTGACCGTGTTATCTTATATGGCAACAGCGGTACTTTCCGGCTCAGAGGCTATGCATTATCTGCATAATCTTTTGCCGGGAATGAACGTCATGATTGCCACCGTTATAGTCTTGGTAATTTTTACCTTGCTTACGATTGCAGGTATTGGCGAATCTGCGATTGTTGCGGTTGTCATATTTCTAGTCCATTTAGTTTCGTTAAGTATTTTGGTGATTGCCGGTATTTGGTTTATTGCCAATACAGGATTTGAAACCATGCATCTAAACTGGACAACACCCGTAAAATCGGGGGGAATTATCAGTGCTTTATTTCTGGGTTTTTCTGCTGCAATGTTGGGGATCTCTGGTTTTGAAAGTTCTGCCAACTTTGTCGAAGAGCAGGAAGTCGGTGTTTTCCCGAAAACTTTGCGCAATATGTGGGCGGTGGTAAGTTTCTTCAACCCCTTAATCGCATTGATTATTATTTTTGTTTTACCGTTAGCATCAGTTGGTGAACATCAGGAATCATTATTGGCGTATATGGGCGAAATTACCGGTGGAAAATGGTTGGGATATTTAATCTCTGTTGACGCCGTTTTGGTGCTTTGTGGAGCGGTACTGACTTCGTTTGTTGGAGTTTCGGGTTTGGTCAATCGGATGACTTTAGATAGAATTTTACCAAATTTTTTCCTTAAACAGAATAAAAGAGGTTCGCATTACAGGATTGCAATTGGATTTTTATTATTGTGTGTATCAGTTTTAATGGCGACGAATGGCGTGATGACTTCGCTAGCCGGAGTTTACACCTTCTCTTTTCTATCGGTAATGGCACTTTTTGGAATTGGTAACTTGCTATTGAAAATCAAAAGAAAAAGGTTGCCCCGTCCAGAATATGCTCCCGTTTTTGTTGTTCTTGTCGCAATTGTATTTATTGTCATTGGATTTTGGGGAAATTTAATTTTGAATCCGAATTCTTTTAAAACGTTTATCTACTACTTGGTTCCAGCCTTTTTGGTGGTTTTATTTATGTTGAATCGATCCGTTATTATTTCCGCATTACTGGTTGGAGTTGATTCGATTTTCCGTCCATTGCGAAAACTTTCGGTGCTTTCAAATCGAAAGTTGAGACAGATGTATTTCAAAGTGCATTCTCAGGAGTTTGTATTTTTTACGAAAAGAGATGATGTTTCGATTTTAAATAAAGTGATGCAATATGTGCAACAGAATGAAACCACGAAGAAAATTAAGATTGTGAACGTTATGAAACCGGGAGAGGACAATGAAAAATTGAAAGTTGATATTGAAGTTTTAGACCGCGCTTATCCCGAAATAGATATTGAATTTATAGAAATTATTGGTGAATTTACGCCGGATTTAATTGAGGAACTTTCTCAGAAATGGGCAATTCCGAAAAACTTTATGTTTATTGCTTCACCAAGTGACCGATTCAGCTATCGTGTTGCCGATTTGGGCGGCGTTCGATTGATCATGTAG
- a CDS encoding DUF4256 domain-containing protein, whose amino-acid sequence MATKNTNEALFQILEDRFNANMHRHENLKWKEIQEKLTKYQKKCDSLLQMEESGGEPDVVGMNSKTGEYLFYDCSAESPKDRRSFCYDKAALEKRKENKPKNNAEEAAKSMGIDILTEDEYRHLQTLGNFDTKTSSWLKTPEKIRKLGGAIFGDFRYDTIFIYHNGAESYYASRGFRGVLRV is encoded by the coding sequence ATGGCTACAAAAAACACAAATGAAGCGCTTTTTCAAATTTTAGAAGATCGTTTTAACGCAAATATGCATCGACATGAAAATCTGAAGTGGAAAGAAATTCAGGAAAAACTTACAAAGTATCAAAAGAAGTGCGATTCTCTGCTTCAAATGGAAGAAAGTGGCGGCGAACCCGATGTCGTTGGAATGAATTCGAAAACAGGTGAATATCTTTTTTATGATTGTTCTGCAGAAAGTCCCAAAGACCGACGAAGTTTTTGCTATGATAAAGCCGCGCTGGAGAAAAGAAAAGAAAACAAACCCAAAAATAACGCAGAAGAAGCGGCAAAATCGATGGGAATTGATATTCTAACCGAAGACGAATACCGACATCTACAAACGTTAGGAAATTTCGATACAAAAACATCAAGTTGGCTGAAAACTCCGGAGAAAATCAGGAAATTGGGTGGTGCTATTTTCGGTGATTTTCGCTACGACACCATTTTCATTTATCACAACGGAGCAGAATCTTATTACGCATCGAGAGGTTTCCGCGGCGTTTTGCGGGTTTAA